A single genomic interval of Aureliella helgolandensis harbors:
- a CDS encoding histidine phosphatase family protein — protein MTEIVLIRHGQSANNSLPAEQRVPDPALTELGALQARETARWLAQSGPTHLYCSPFLRSLETARPLAEMTNLPVFVHGELFEEGGCYSGHAAGQEIGEPGMGQRELAARYPTWSIDVNIPETGWWNRNYESPAEALARAARTVAWMQETLLPLGGQHVLVIHADFKRRLLEVMLPTGTAGNMADYLGPLHNCGVTRIYQQGERWMLRCVNATGHLDTNAIT, from the coding sequence ATGACTGAGATCGTACTGATTCGACATGGCCAATCGGCTAACAATTCCTTGCCAGCCGAGCAGCGTGTCCCGGATCCAGCCCTGACGGAACTTGGAGCGCTCCAAGCCCGGGAGACAGCCCGCTGGCTGGCTCAGTCCGGGCCAACCCATCTGTACTGCAGCCCCTTCCTACGCTCGCTTGAGACGGCTCGACCGCTGGCAGAAATGACCAATCTGCCCGTTTTTGTGCATGGTGAATTATTCGAAGAAGGTGGGTGCTACAGTGGCCATGCAGCGGGGCAAGAGATCGGCGAGCCCGGCATGGGCCAACGCGAACTCGCCGCCCGCTACCCAACTTGGTCGATCGACGTGAACATCCCCGAAACCGGCTGGTGGAATCGCAACTACGAATCGCCCGCTGAAGCTCTGGCTCGGGCGGCGCGTACCGTAGCTTGGATGCAAGAAACGCTACTCCCGCTCGGAGGCCAGCATGTTCTGGTCATCCATGCAGATTTCAAACGGCGATTACTCGAGGTCATGCTCCCCACTGGAACCGCGGGAAATATGGCCGATTATCTAGGGCCACTTCACAACTGCGGTGTCACCCGCATTTACCAGCAAGGCGAGCGATGGATGCTGCGGTGCGTCAATGCAACCGGTCACTTAGATACCAACGCAATCACTTAG
- the pgl gene encoding 6-phosphogluconolactonase, with protein sequence MRDQVHVCSDAESLAVYARDWLVRCMEQHRREEIEAAAETGELVRTPFVLALAGGSTPKRLYQLLAELPVGKIDWQQVILIWGDERNVPVDDPQSNYQMVQENLLAHIDIPQENVLGVPTPGGNPKKAAAAYDQLLRERLPSKDGEFPRISCVLLGMGDDVHTASLFPGTAAIHESKSVAVANQVPKLDTWRITLTAPALNAARNVAFLISGAAKQEALAIVWHAPHDPDLYPSQLIRPTNGQLWFLLDEEAIGNTPLPESVMVQMIR encoded by the coding sequence ATGAGAGACCAGGTCCACGTTTGTAGTGATGCTGAATCGCTGGCGGTTTACGCCCGTGATTGGCTCGTTCGCTGTATGGAACAGCATCGGCGCGAAGAAATCGAAGCGGCAGCGGAGACCGGTGAGCTAGTGAGGACCCCCTTTGTCCTCGCGCTGGCTGGTGGCTCAACTCCCAAACGACTCTATCAGCTTTTGGCAGAATTGCCCGTTGGTAAGATTGATTGGCAGCAAGTGATTTTGATTTGGGGGGATGAGAGGAATGTCCCTGTCGATGATCCACAAAGCAATTACCAGATGGTGCAGGAAAACCTCCTAGCCCACATCGACATTCCTCAAGAAAACGTACTCGGTGTTCCAACGCCAGGTGGAAATCCCAAGAAAGCCGCCGCCGCCTACGATCAATTATTGCGGGAGCGTCTGCCTTCCAAGGATGGTGAGTTTCCACGCATTAGTTGCGTCTTGCTGGGAATGGGGGATGACGTGCATACCGCCTCGCTCTTCCCGGGTACGGCTGCAATTCACGAATCTAAGAGTGTCGCCGTCGCGAATCAGGTACCGAAGCTCGATACTTGGCGAATTACGTTGACCGCCCCTGCCCTGAACGCGGCCCGCAATGTCGCGTTCTTGATTAGCGGAGCGGCAAAGCAGGAAGCGCTGGCTATCGTCTGGCATGCGCCACACGATCCCGATCTCTATCCGTCACAATTGATCCGTCCAACCAACGGTCAACTCTGGTTTCTACTGGACGAGGAAGCTATTGGAAACACTCCGCTGCCGGAGTCGGTGATGGTTCAAATGATCCGATGA
- a CDS encoding class II fumarate hydratase — protein sequence MTEFRTERDSMGEVQVPAGAYYSAQTQRAVENFPVSGWRLPPALIRAMGQVKFSCAVANHALGKLTGSGKNPLSQVEVDALFSAAKEVAQGELADQFPIDVFQTGSGTSSNMNVNEVIANRAIEICGGDRLAAEKAIHPNDHVNMGQSTNDTFPTAIHVAVAVEISSKLLPALQGFQQQLAEKAAAWDKIIKIGRTHLMDATPLRLGQEFGGFARQLELSVDRARRGLNAVLELPVGGTAVGSGINTHPEFGKRVAESLASETGIAFVEAADHFEANAQRDGLVECHAQLKTIASTLFNVANNIRWLGSGPRCGFFEVALPERAPGSSIMPGKVNPVMCESLMQVAARVMGNDQTVTTCGAAGGNFQLNIMMPVMGHTTLESIDLMANGVNAFIEFCMQGLEVNADVCEAAVEQSLSMATSLNPLIGYEKASKLTKEAFASGKTIRELCVEQKLLPENQLREALDPFRMTEPQA from the coding sequence ATGACCGAATTTCGCACCGAACGCGACTCAATGGGGGAAGTTCAAGTACCGGCTGGCGCGTACTACAGCGCCCAAACGCAGCGCGCGGTCGAGAATTTTCCGGTTTCTGGCTGGCGTCTCCCCCCTGCCCTGATCCGCGCGATGGGGCAGGTCAAATTCTCCTGCGCGGTGGCCAATCATGCACTCGGCAAGCTCACCGGCAGTGGCAAGAATCCATTATCCCAAGTCGAAGTCGACGCACTGTTCAGTGCCGCCAAGGAAGTGGCGCAGGGAGAATTGGCCGACCAATTTCCCATCGATGTCTTCCAAACCGGCTCGGGCACGTCGAGCAACATGAACGTCAACGAAGTCATCGCCAATCGAGCTATCGAAATTTGTGGCGGAGACCGATTGGCGGCTGAAAAGGCCATTCACCCCAACGACCACGTGAACATGGGGCAAAGCACGAACGACACGTTCCCCACCGCAATCCACGTGGCCGTAGCAGTCGAGATCTCGAGTAAGTTGCTGCCCGCTTTGCAGGGATTCCAGCAGCAACTCGCCGAAAAAGCGGCGGCTTGGGATAAAATCATCAAAATTGGCCGCACCCACCTGATGGATGCTACGCCACTTAGACTCGGTCAGGAGTTTGGCGGATTTGCACGCCAGCTCGAGTTGTCGGTTGACCGCGCTCGACGGGGGCTGAATGCCGTCCTGGAATTGCCCGTCGGTGGGACTGCCGTGGGCAGTGGCATCAATACGCATCCTGAATTCGGCAAGCGGGTGGCGGAGTCACTGGCGAGCGAAACGGGAATCGCGTTCGTGGAAGCCGCCGACCATTTCGAAGCCAACGCGCAGCGGGATGGTTTGGTCGAGTGCCACGCGCAACTCAAGACGATCGCTTCCACTCTGTTCAATGTAGCCAACAATATTCGTTGGCTCGGATCGGGGCCACGCTGCGGGTTTTTCGAAGTCGCCTTGCCAGAGCGTGCACCTGGCAGCTCCATTATGCCCGGCAAAGTCAACCCCGTGATGTGCGAAAGCCTCATGCAGGTTGCCGCGCGAGTCATGGGGAACGATCAAACCGTCACTACCTGCGGCGCTGCAGGTGGGAATTTCCAGTTGAACATCATGATGCCAGTCATGGGGCACACCACGTTGGAAAGCATCGATTTGATGGCCAACGGGGTGAACGCGTTTATCGAGTTCTGCATGCAGGGCTTGGAAGTCAATGCGGATGTCTGTGAAGCGGCCGTGGAACAGAGCCTGTCGATGGCGACCAGTTTGAATCCCCTGATCGGGTACGAAAAGGCTTCAAAGCTAACCAAGGAGGCTTTCGCCTCGGGCAAGACGATCCGCGAACTTTGTGTCGAACAGAAGCTGTTGCCGGAAAATCAGTTGCGGGAAGCGCTGGATCCGTTCCGCATGACAGAACCACAAGCTTAA
- a CDS encoding GntP family permease: MAFAQRGNAQEPAPENTAAATESASPNSTPPQDTDEAADQASPVAPQPRDFNAWRPLAAMCLGITVVLGLMIGLKVHAFFALILGALVISCWIPLDVVGFVKSPVPDVVRNASQAAPIQIVNRVTNSLGGAVSGIGILIAMAAIIGKCMLVSGAADRIVKSALAIFGEKRAALAMMVSGFILSIPVFFDTVFYLLVPLARSLYRRTGKNYLLYLGAIAAGGAVTHTLVPPTPGPLLVAEALEVSIGTVMLIGLCVGIPSAAIGLLAAAWLNKKMPIEMRPMAGSGAAAEEKEFTVLPSLPMAIIPVLLPVLLISIETIFSTMVGKNPTNENIQTIQSWLKLIGSPNLAMILAAIFAIFLCWKVQKHSLKALADHVEDALLSGGVIILITAAGGAFGGLLAMTEIQLVVKSLFEGNESGGLIVLVVAFGLSAALKIAQGSSTVAMIISSSLVSSIALPLAASDNLGFHPAYLVSVIGSGSLMGSWMNDSGFWVFSKMGVLTEGETLRSWTVLLSILSISGFLLTTLMATIFPLV; encoded by the coding sequence ATGGCATTCGCTCAGCGTGGCAATGCTCAGGAGCCAGCTCCCGAGAATACCGCCGCAGCGACCGAGTCCGCCTCCCCCAACTCGACTCCCCCTCAGGACACAGACGAGGCGGCCGACCAAGCCTCACCTGTCGCACCCCAGCCGCGGGATTTTAACGCGTGGCGACCGCTGGCGGCCATGTGTCTTGGCATTACCGTCGTCCTGGGCTTGATGATCGGGCTCAAGGTGCACGCCTTTTTCGCCTTGATCCTAGGCGCCTTAGTGATCAGCTGCTGGATTCCGCTGGATGTGGTCGGATTCGTCAAATCGCCTGTCCCAGATGTCGTCCGCAACGCTTCACAAGCGGCGCCGATCCAAATCGTCAATCGCGTTACCAACTCCCTAGGTGGAGCGGTGAGCGGGATTGGCATTTTGATCGCCATGGCAGCGATTATTGGAAAATGCATGCTGGTAAGCGGAGCAGCCGATCGCATCGTCAAATCGGCACTGGCAATTTTCGGTGAAAAGCGGGCCGCACTGGCGATGATGGTCAGCGGCTTCATCCTGTCCATTCCCGTGTTCTTCGATACGGTGTTCTACCTGCTCGTCCCGCTCGCGCGTAGCCTCTACCGTCGCACCGGCAAAAACTACCTGCTGTATTTGGGAGCTATCGCCGCTGGTGGGGCAGTCACGCACACTTTGGTGCCTCCCACCCCAGGTCCGTTGCTAGTTGCGGAGGCACTAGAAGTCAGTATCGGCACGGTCATGCTCATTGGGCTGTGCGTCGGCATACCTTCGGCAGCCATTGGCCTGCTTGCGGCCGCTTGGCTCAACAAGAAGATGCCTATCGAGATGCGGCCTATGGCAGGTTCGGGAGCTGCGGCAGAGGAAAAGGAATTCACCGTCCTACCCTCGCTGCCCATGGCTATTATCCCCGTTCTATTGCCCGTCTTGCTGATTTCTATCGAAACAATCTTTAGCACGATGGTTGGGAAAAATCCAACAAACGAGAACATTCAAACCATACAGAGTTGGTTGAAATTGATTGGCAGTCCCAATTTGGCCATGATCCTGGCTGCCATATTTGCGATCTTCCTATGCTGGAAAGTGCAGAAGCACTCCTTGAAGGCGCTGGCAGATCATGTCGAGGACGCCTTGCTAAGTGGTGGAGTGATCATCTTGATCACTGCTGCAGGGGGCGCCTTCGGTGGCCTGTTGGCCATGACAGAAATCCAGTTGGTGGTCAAATCCTTGTTCGAAGGAAACGAAAGCGGTGGGCTCATTGTCCTAGTCGTCGCCTTTGGCCTCTCCGCCGCGTTGAAGATCGCCCAGGGCTCGAGCACCGTGGCCATGATCATCAGCTCTTCGCTAGTTTCCTCCATCGCACTACCACTGGCCGCCAGTGACAATCTCGGCTTCCATCCAGCCTATCTCGTGAGCGTCATTGGCTCCGGTTCCCTGATGGGCAGTTGGATGAACGATTCGGGATTCTGGGTCTTCTCGAAGATGGGCGTACTCACCGAGGGGGAAACGCTGCGAAGCTGGACCGTTTTGTTGAGCATTCTCAGCATTTCGGGCTTCCTACTCACCACGCTCATGGCCACTATTTTTCCATTGGTATAG
- a CDS encoding PSD1 and planctomycete cytochrome C domain-containing protein, with protein sequence MNTPRRSSIAAAPTSRWPLRISGLLAALAIGTPAIADEEFFEKQVRPLLVKHCFECHSGAKSGGGLSLETAAGWQAGGESGTAIVPNKPDESLLIDAINYGSMEMPPADKGGKLSEDEIAVLTQWVAMGAPDPRSGMDTIGGMSRQQAEAWWAFQPLPDFAGEPTSEQIDALVNAESSRRSLSMAPPADKRTLIRRATYDLIGLPPRPEDVDRFLADDSADAFSKVVERLLASPQYGVRWGRHWLDVVRYADTAGENTDRPLPHAWRYRNWVLDAFNRDMPFDEFARLQICGDIAMNSGDGNARAEGIIATGYLAIARRFGHDIDKDIYLTHEDLIDNLGKNFLGLTLGCARCHDHKYDAVTAEDYYALYGIFASTRLSFPGCEPQGQPRDLVPLLDAAAVESLQADYAAKLASYEQQTQLLPQETIRLRDLATSATQLIAESQVDEGQSVALWTGEMGSDASAGKRCLTLRRGETLQLTVLPNEGHGADTTRVELEISRIGSRAAVWNVANLISTFASSGPAMADNGAAWCLLDVTDGPQFLNERKTMVSGQPSLGGWAIGDTPLSLVNASEDPVSVWTSLPGKSFFLHPGHLRNVAVAWVCPEDGEYQIQGTLTDSHPAAGLDGIAFRLEHIAAPKYGEGLVEIGKRLSSTTMQPPVPPAIPVAYAAVDSSPVDAPVQLRGDPEQPGDAVPRRWLSIFGGERVGMDGGSGRRDLADRIVQHPLFARVMVNRIWQNHFGRGLVATPNDFGTRGDPPTHPELLDWLAVQFRANGYRVKPLHRLIMLSAAYQRASSVPEELSSDMPRHNAIASAAPAAADPENLWLSHFSPRRLTAEEIRDTLLTASGQLDYSFAEAHPFPPAAEWAYTQHTPFNAVYETDRRSVFLMVQRQRRHPYLALFDGADPNSSTASRQATTVPTQALYFLNDPFFHAQAAAFASRTSGDEQIENAFRVLFQRAASDSEVQVAERFLASYPGTPSEKWSAFARVLMASNEFLYLD encoded by the coding sequence ATGAATACTCCGCGTCGAAGTTCAATTGCTGCCGCTCCCACGTCTCGCTGGCCGTTGCGCATATCTGGCCTCCTAGCTGCATTGGCAATTGGCACTCCGGCAATCGCGGACGAAGAATTTTTTGAGAAACAAGTTAGGCCATTGTTGGTCAAGCATTGTTTTGAGTGTCACTCGGGAGCCAAATCAGGCGGCGGTTTGTCACTCGAGACAGCGGCCGGATGGCAGGCCGGCGGAGAAAGTGGTACGGCCATCGTTCCGAATAAGCCGGACGAAAGTCTGTTGATTGACGCCATCAACTATGGCTCCATGGAAATGCCTCCCGCAGACAAAGGTGGAAAGTTATCGGAGGATGAAATCGCCGTTCTAACCCAATGGGTGGCGATGGGAGCTCCCGACCCGCGAAGCGGCATGGATACGATCGGTGGCATGAGCCGACAGCAAGCCGAAGCATGGTGGGCCTTTCAACCGCTGCCGGATTTCGCCGGCGAACCCACGTCGGAACAGATAGATGCATTGGTGAATGCGGAATCCTCCCGCCGCTCTTTGTCGATGGCTCCGCCTGCCGATAAACGGACGCTGATTCGCCGGGCAACCTACGACTTGATCGGTTTGCCACCTAGGCCGGAGGACGTCGATCGATTTCTTGCCGACGACTCGGCCGACGCGTTCTCGAAAGTCGTTGAACGCCTGCTGGCTTCGCCGCAATACGGAGTTCGCTGGGGGAGGCACTGGTTGGATGTCGTGCGTTACGCCGACACCGCTGGAGAGAATACCGATCGCCCATTGCCGCATGCATGGCGTTATCGAAACTGGGTATTGGATGCGTTTAATCGCGATATGCCGTTCGATGAATTCGCTCGCTTGCAGATCTGCGGTGACATTGCCATGAATTCGGGTGACGGAAACGCAAGAGCTGAAGGGATTATAGCGACTGGCTATCTGGCCATCGCCCGGCGATTCGGTCACGACATCGACAAGGATATTTACCTGACGCATGAAGATTTGATCGATAATCTTGGCAAGAATTTCCTAGGACTTACACTCGGCTGCGCTCGTTGCCATGATCACAAATACGACGCGGTCACTGCGGAAGACTACTATGCCCTGTACGGAATCTTCGCCAGCACGCGATTGTCGTTTCCAGGATGTGAGCCACAGGGGCAACCGCGAGATCTCGTGCCATTGCTTGATGCTGCTGCTGTCGAGTCTCTGCAAGCTGACTACGCAGCGAAGCTGGCAAGCTATGAACAACAGACGCAGTTGCTTCCCCAGGAAACAATTCGCCTTCGGGATCTGGCGACTAGTGCGACGCAATTGATTGCCGAATCTCAGGTCGACGAAGGGCAAAGTGTAGCATTGTGGACTGGTGAAATGGGTTCCGATGCATCTGCGGGTAAGAGGTGTTTAACACTGCGGCGGGGCGAGACACTGCAGCTTACCGTGCTGCCGAATGAAGGGCATGGAGCCGACACGACTCGCGTTGAGCTGGAAATCTCTCGGATCGGCTCACGAGCAGCTGTCTGGAACGTGGCAAACTTGATTTCCACGTTTGCCTCCAGTGGTCCCGCTATGGCTGACAATGGAGCTGCCTGGTGTCTGTTGGATGTCACCGACGGCCCGCAGTTTCTCAATGAACGCAAAACAATGGTTAGTGGTCAGCCGAGTCTAGGGGGGTGGGCGATCGGCGATACTCCGTTGTCATTGGTCAACGCATCGGAGGATCCCGTTTCCGTGTGGACCTCACTGCCTGGCAAGTCGTTCTTCCTGCATCCCGGGCATCTCCGAAACGTGGCGGTCGCGTGGGTTTGCCCAGAAGACGGCGAATACCAAATTCAGGGCACCTTGACCGACTCACATCCGGCTGCTGGCTTGGACGGTATTGCGTTCCGATTGGAGCATATTGCCGCACCGAAATACGGCGAAGGTTTGGTCGAAATCGGCAAACGCCTCTCTTCCACGACCATGCAGCCTCCGGTCCCCCCTGCAATTCCAGTGGCCTATGCAGCCGTTGACTCCAGTCCCGTCGACGCTCCAGTGCAATTGCGTGGCGACCCCGAGCAACCTGGCGACGCTGTGCCGCGACGCTGGCTTTCCATCTTTGGTGGAGAGCGAGTCGGCATGGATGGAGGGAGTGGACGGCGAGATCTTGCCGACCGAATTGTTCAGCATCCGCTGTTTGCTCGAGTCATGGTCAATCGCATTTGGCAGAATCATTTTGGGCGCGGTTTGGTGGCAACGCCCAACGATTTTGGGACGCGCGGCGATCCGCCAACTCATCCAGAACTGCTTGATTGGCTGGCGGTGCAGTTTCGAGCGAATGGATACCGCGTAAAACCCTTGCACCGACTGATTATGTTATCAGCTGCCTATCAGCGTGCGTCGTCGGTGCCCGAGGAGCTGTCGTCTGATATGCCCAGGCACAATGCGATAGCCTCTGCGGCACCGGCAGCTGCTGATCCAGAAAATCTCTGGTTGTCGCACTTTTCACCGCGACGTTTGACAGCCGAGGAGATTCGCGACACGTTGCTAACCGCCAGCGGCCAGCTCGATTACTCATTTGCTGAAGCTCATCCGTTTCCGCCTGCGGCAGAGTGGGCCTACACACAGCATACTCCCTTCAATGCTGTCTACGAGACCGATCGCCGTAGCGTGTTTCTGATGGTACAGCGTCAGCGCCGTCATCCGTATTTAGCCTTGTTCGATGGAGCCGATCCGAACTCCAGCACGGCCTCCAGGCAGGCTACAACTGTTCCCACTCAGGCATTGTACTTCCTGAACGATCCTTTCTTTCACGCTCAAGCGGCTGCGTTTGCCAGTCGCACGAGCGGCGACGAGCAAATCGAGAACGCGTTTCGAGTTTTGTTTCAACGTGCTGCTTCGGATTCGGAGGTTCAAGTGGCGGAGCGCTTTCTTGCGAGCTATCCCGGCACGCCATCGGAAAAGTGGTCGGCATTCGCACGCGTCCTGATGGCATCCAACGAATTCCTGTACCTGGATTAA
- a CDS encoding M90 family metallopeptidase: MFSWLRRWKRSGILAKPVSASWERTLQASIPFFTHLHQDEQHHLRQSVQIVVAEKNWEGCGGLVLTDEHRVTIAAQIARMTLGFDDEYFDEIKSILVYPDAYLAKSQSNLGSGVVMEEQSGRAGEAWYRGPVVLSWSDVLATVQGHNRGRNVVIHEFAHQFDMRNGSHADGIPPIESSEVAAGWQEILERDFERLREMCSRGHPAVLDCYGATSPAEFFAVASETFFEVPQALQAEWPDLFRELARFYQQEIIG, encoded by the coding sequence ATGTTTAGTTGGCTGCGGCGTTGGAAACGATCTGGAATCCTAGCTAAACCGGTCTCGGCATCCTGGGAACGGACGTTGCAGGCCTCGATTCCCTTTTTCACTCATTTGCATCAGGATGAGCAGCACCACCTGAGGCAGTCGGTGCAGATTGTGGTGGCCGAGAAGAATTGGGAGGGCTGCGGTGGATTGGTTCTAACCGATGAACATCGCGTTACCATTGCAGCTCAAATTGCCCGCATGACCCTTGGTTTCGACGATGAGTACTTCGACGAAATCAAATCCATCCTAGTCTATCCCGATGCCTATCTCGCCAAATCGCAAAGCAATCTTGGTTCGGGCGTCGTGATGGAGGAGCAAAGCGGTCGCGCTGGCGAAGCCTGGTACCGCGGTCCGGTCGTCTTGTCTTGGTCGGATGTGCTGGCCACCGTGCAGGGGCACAACCGCGGACGCAACGTAGTCATTCACGAATTTGCGCATCAGTTTGACATGCGCAATGGAAGCCACGCCGACGGCATTCCGCCCATCGAATCCTCCGAAGTTGCAGCAGGCTGGCAGGAAATTCTAGAGCGTGATTTCGAGCGATTGAGAGAAATGTGTAGCCGTGGGCATCCGGCAGTTCTGGATTGCTATGGTGCCACGAGCCCTGCTGAGTTTTTTGCCGTTGCCAGTGAAACGTTTTTCGAAGTACCGCAAGCGCTACAAGCCGAATGGCCCGACCTGTTCCGCGAACTGGCGCGCTTCTATCAGCAGGAAATCATCGGCTGA
- a CDS encoding DUF1501 domain-containing protein: MNTSTINRRSVLRSAVGGSLLLPGIVQQLLADSGDSLAKPAVHFPARAKNVIFLFMTGGVSHVDTFDPKPQLHRDHGKEINADHPEIKDRPGYERIFLKQPQWEFTRHGHCGTEVSALFPHVATCVDDIAMIRSMHTSHSNHYNATLGMHTGSFAFSRPSLGSWMSYGLGTENRNLPGFVVIAPQQTYAGTQVYANDFLPAAHQGTLVVPGAEPVANVKPRVPVDRQSLELAALRAMNQSHLQARSADSELSARMKSFETAFGMQMAVPDAFDFSDETAETLDSYALQPGQTTGFGWQCLAARRLVERGVRFVELIDTGSSNNWDAHGDMMSHVALASNVDQPIAGLLKDLKRRGMLDETLVVWTTEFGRTPFNNTADAKGREHHPWAFTSWMAGAGVRPGIVHGATDEHGLRAVEQPVHVHDLHATILRLMGLDHERLTFRHAGRDYRLTDVHGNVVQNLLA; the protein is encoded by the coding sequence ATGAATACTTCTACCATTAATCGTCGTTCTGTGCTTCGCTCTGCAGTGGGTGGTTCACTGCTGTTGCCGGGAATCGTTCAACAACTTCTGGCCGACAGCGGCGATTCCTTGGCGAAGCCAGCCGTACACTTCCCGGCTCGTGCGAAGAATGTGATCTTTCTGTTTATGACAGGAGGCGTGTCGCATGTGGATACGTTTGATCCGAAGCCGCAGTTGCATCGAGACCACGGTAAAGAAATTAATGCCGATCATCCGGAGATCAAAGATCGTCCCGGATACGAGCGGATTTTCTTGAAGCAACCCCAGTGGGAATTCACGCGGCATGGCCACTGTGGTACAGAGGTTAGCGCACTGTTTCCCCATGTGGCCACTTGCGTGGACGACATCGCGATGATTCGCTCGATGCACACGTCTCATTCCAATCACTACAACGCCACATTGGGAATGCATACCGGATCGTTTGCATTTTCTCGACCGAGTCTCGGCTCGTGGATGAGTTACGGACTGGGAACCGAGAATCGCAATCTTCCCGGTTTTGTGGTCATCGCTCCCCAGCAGACCTATGCCGGAACTCAGGTCTACGCCAACGATTTCTTGCCAGCCGCGCACCAGGGCACTTTGGTCGTTCCCGGAGCAGAGCCCGTCGCCAATGTGAAGCCTCGCGTACCCGTAGATCGGCAGAGTTTAGAACTGGCCGCATTGCGGGCGATGAATCAATCGCATCTGCAGGCACGCTCTGCAGATTCTGAACTCTCAGCTCGAATGAAGTCGTTCGAAACTGCGTTCGGGATGCAGATGGCCGTTCCGGATGCGTTCGATTTTTCTGACGAAACCGCAGAGACTCTTGACAGTTACGCACTGCAACCTGGTCAGACGACGGGCTTTGGCTGGCAATGTCTGGCTGCGCGTCGATTGGTCGAGCGAGGTGTCCGTTTTGTCGAATTGATCGATACCGGCTCGTCGAACAATTGGGACGCTCACGGCGATATGATGAGTCACGTTGCCCTTGCCAGCAACGTCGACCAGCCCATTGCCGGGTTACTGAAAGATCTGAAGCGACGTGGAATGCTGGATGAAACTCTGGTCGTCTGGACAACCGAATTCGGTCGCACGCCGTTCAATAACACGGCAGACGCTAAGGGCCGCGAACACCATCCGTGGGCCTTTACCTCTTGGATGGCCGGTGCGGGAGTTCGTCCCGGAATCGTCCATGGAGCGACGGACGAGCATGGTCTGCGAGCCGTCGAGCAACCCGTTCACGTTCACGACCTCCATGCCACGATTCTGCGCCTGATGGGACTTGACCACGAGCGTCTAACATTTCGGCACGCCGGTCGTGACTACCGTCTGACCGATGTTCACGGGAATGTTGTGCAGAATCTGCTCGCATAG